Proteins co-encoded in one Mycobacterium mantenii genomic window:
- a CDS encoding non-ribosomal peptide synthetase has translation MTATKTDAAPDIEDVMALSPLQEGLYSLTTLAEFTDGQAADDPYVIGMAADISGGLDVALLRDCAEKMLVRHPNLRASFFSRGIPRPVQIVPSRVELPWRLVAATPEDVAALETGERRRPFDLERGPAIRFLLIELPGARWRLVLTAHHIVIDGWSLPVFVNEMMILYRAGGDLSALPVAPRPYRDYIGWLASRDPEASQRVWREHLAGLPGPTLLAASLGSLDTTEGRRTELPRTTRLRLPAETTARLIDDTRSRGITVNTLMQMAWALVLSRLTDAHDVVFGVTVSGRPPELTGVETMVGLFINTVPLRVRLDPAATAGEQCRAVQRDAARLREHSYLGHAQLRALGGVGEMFDTLLVYENFPMVGLTAGGELIAGGATFRPSALQTLSHFPIAIAAHMEAGELVVLIEAIDGALGAIPAAVFGQRVLTTAERLLRGWERPLRDVSVLLEDEAAPLRAAPAPKPLSPLSIHARFADVVTGTPDNPAVSWAGGTLSYRELDLHTTRLAVRLARRGVTPETPVGIKLSRGPQYIIAILAVLKAGGMCVPMEPGMPPERVKSILRQSGALIVLDEELTAELLQAAEPPDDDFKPVDASPAQAAYVVFTSGTTGEPKGVIGTHGAVSAYADDHLDRVLRPAAVKLGRPLRIAHAWSFAFDAAWQPLVGLLDGHGVHIVDEQTQTDAEALVALISAQGIDMIDTTPSMFAQLEAFGLLTEAPLTVLALGGEAVGSSAWARIRNTCATTPMTAYNCYGPTETTVEAVVAAIAEHDEPAIGRPTRHTRGYVLDSALRPVPCGATGELYLGGAQLARGYLGRAPETAARFVADPFAATERMYRTGDLVRRLPDGSVQYVGRADAQVKIRGHRVEPGEIAVALESHPAVRHAGVLVRQRRGVARLTAYVATDPATDRPTASELRSMLGTRLPRYMVPQRIVMVDEIPLTPNGKLDEAALTAIDAAESEVSAAKPETATESALAELLAELLGQPRIDVTADFLQLGLDSIMALSVVQSARARGIALRARLILECSNVRELAEAIDSETAAAAHRPHTGTGPMPLLPNGRWLYEFGDPRRLAQTEAIRLPETLRREQLDAALAGIIAGHEVLRTRVDRSAMTLVPVPAADIALKEVAVVGDLVAAVPAHVAEAVDRLDPELGTLLSAVWLRPPAGESVLLLSAHVVALDPASWRVILGELGAALTASATGHSPAPIREHTSYRRWAEVLIARAHRLDTVQFWASQLDGDDPDLGARRVDPSRDRARDLIVRNAATDADVTRRLLNSGLPLPTLLVAATAATMTRWRQLRGQATPPPLLALETHGRADGLVDGPGAHTIDTGDTVGLLSSIYPVRLDSIDPHQVGERLAAIPGDGLDYGLLRYLGDDPAERLAGLRSPQLLLNYLGAAHTDGGTGLRLERELLARVSPVPEPELAVRHELTIAAMVLTYGGERVLAAQWRALPDILDDADIAALQDLWIDSLREMVK, from the coding sequence ATGACGGCCACCAAGACCGATGCCGCGCCCGACATCGAGGACGTGATGGCGCTGAGCCCGCTGCAGGAGGGCTTGTATTCGCTGACCACGCTCGCCGAATTCACCGACGGCCAAGCGGCGGACGACCCGTACGTGATCGGGATGGCGGCGGACATCTCCGGCGGGCTCGATGTCGCACTGTTGCGTGACTGCGCGGAGAAGATGTTGGTGCGGCACCCGAATCTGCGGGCCAGCTTCTTCAGCCGTGGCATCCCGCGACCGGTACAGATTGTGCCGTCCCGCGTCGAGCTGCCCTGGCGGCTCGTCGCCGCCACACCCGAGGACGTGGCGGCGCTGGAGACCGGCGAACGCCGGCGACCGTTCGACCTGGAACGCGGGCCGGCCATCCGCTTCCTGCTGATCGAATTGCCCGGGGCGCGATGGCGTTTGGTGCTCACCGCGCACCACATCGTGATCGACGGATGGTCACTGCCGGTGTTCGTCAACGAGATGATGATCCTGTATCGGGCCGGCGGTGATCTATCCGCACTGCCCGTCGCCCCGCGGCCCTACCGCGACTACATCGGCTGGCTGGCGAGCCGCGATCCGGAAGCCAGCCAGCGGGTTTGGCGCGAGCACCTGGCCGGTCTGCCCGGCCCCACCCTGCTCGCGGCTTCGCTGGGATCCCTGGACACGACCGAGGGCCGGCGGACGGAGCTGCCACGCACCACCCGACTGCGACTGCCGGCCGAAACCACCGCGCGGTTGATCGATGACACCCGATCCCGCGGCATCACCGTCAACACCCTGATGCAAATGGCGTGGGCGCTGGTGTTGTCGCGCCTGACCGACGCCCACGACGTGGTCTTCGGAGTCACCGTCTCCGGTCGGCCGCCCGAACTGACCGGCGTCGAGACCATGGTCGGCCTGTTCATCAACACCGTGCCGCTGCGGGTGCGCCTCGACCCGGCCGCGACCGCCGGTGAGCAATGCCGCGCTGTGCAGCGCGACGCCGCACGCCTACGTGAGCACAGCTACCTCGGGCACGCCCAACTTCGGGCCCTCGGCGGGGTCGGGGAGATGTTCGACACCCTGCTGGTCTACGAGAACTTCCCGATGGTCGGACTGACCGCGGGTGGCGAATTGATCGCCGGCGGTGCGACATTCCGGCCGTCCGCCCTGCAAACCCTGTCGCATTTCCCCATCGCCATCGCCGCCCACATGGAGGCCGGCGAGCTGGTGGTGCTGATCGAAGCGATCGACGGAGCGTTGGGCGCCATTCCCGCCGCCGTGTTCGGACAGCGCGTGCTGACCACCGCCGAGAGGCTGCTGCGAGGCTGGGAGCGACCGCTGCGCGACGTCAGTGTGCTGCTGGAGGACGAGGCCGCTCCGCTGCGCGCCGCTCCCGCGCCAAAGCCATTGTCGCCGTTGAGCATCCACGCGCGGTTCGCCGACGTCGTTACCGGGACGCCGGACAACCCGGCGGTCAGCTGGGCGGGCGGCACGCTGAGCTACCGCGAACTGGATCTGCACACCACCCGGCTCGCGGTGCGACTCGCCCGCAGGGGGGTCACACCCGAAACACCGGTGGGCATCAAGCTTTCGCGTGGCCCGCAGTACATCATCGCCATACTCGCCGTGCTCAAAGCCGGCGGCATGTGCGTGCCGATGGAGCCGGGAATGCCGCCCGAACGGGTGAAATCGATCCTGCGCCAATCCGGCGCACTGATCGTGCTGGACGAAGAGCTCACCGCAGAACTCCTGCAAGCGGCCGAACCGCCCGACGACGATTTCAAACCCGTCGACGCGTCACCCGCGCAGGCCGCATATGTCGTGTTCACCTCGGGCACGACGGGCGAACCCAAGGGCGTGATCGGAACGCACGGCGCGGTGAGCGCCTACGCCGACGATCATCTGGACCGCGTATTGCGGCCCGCGGCAGTCAAACTGGGCCGGCCGCTGCGCATCGCACACGCGTGGTCGTTCGCCTTCGACGCCGCCTGGCAGCCGCTGGTCGGCCTGCTCGACGGGCACGGCGTACACATCGTCGATGAGCAGACGCAAACCGACGCAGAGGCGCTGGTCGCGCTGATCTCCGCGCAGGGCATCGACATGATCGACACCACCCCGTCGATGTTTGCCCAACTGGAGGCTTTCGGTCTGCTGACCGAGGCGCCGCTGACCGTCCTGGCGCTGGGCGGCGAAGCCGTCGGCAGTTCGGCGTGGGCCCGCATCCGCAACACGTGCGCCACCACGCCGATGACGGCATACAACTGCTACGGCCCGACCGAGACCACGGTCGAGGCCGTGGTCGCCGCCATCGCCGAGCACGACGAGCCCGCCATCGGACGCCCGACCCGGCACACCCGCGGCTACGTCCTGGATTCCGCGCTGCGCCCGGTGCCGTGCGGCGCGACGGGCGAACTGTATCTGGGGGGCGCCCAGCTGGCCCGCGGCTACCTGGGCCGGGCCCCGGAGACCGCGGCGCGCTTTGTCGCCGACCCGTTCGCGGCGACCGAACGCATGTATCGCACCGGCGACCTGGTGCGCCGGTTGCCCGACGGCTCAGTGCAATACGTAGGACGCGCGGACGCCCAGGTGAAGATCCGCGGCCACCGCGTCGAACCCGGGGAAATCGCGGTCGCCCTCGAATCGCATCCGGCGGTGCGCCACGCGGGGGTGCTGGTGCGGCAGCGCCGGGGCGTTGCACGGCTCACCGCGTACGTGGCCACCGACCCGGCGACCGACCGGCCTACCGCGTCGGAGCTGCGGAGCATGCTCGGCACTCGGCTGCCGCGCTACATGGTTCCCCAACGCATCGTCATGGTCGACGAAATCCCGTTGACCCCCAACGGAAAGCTGGACGAAGCCGCGTTGACCGCGATCGACGCCGCCGAATCCGAGGTCAGCGCGGCGAAGCCCGAGACCGCCACCGAATCCGCACTGGCCGAGCTGCTTGCCGAATTGCTCGGACAACCGCGAATCGACGTCACCGCGGACTTCCTGCAGCTGGGCCTGGACAGCATCATGGCGCTGTCGGTGGTGCAATCGGCGCGAGCACGCGGAATTGCGCTGCGCGCCAGGCTCATCCTCGAGTGCAGTAACGTCCGCGAACTGGCCGAGGCGATCGATTCGGAAACCGCGGCCGCTGCCCATCGGCCGCACACCGGGACCGGGCCAATGCCGTTGCTGCCCAATGGCCGATGGCTCTACGAATTCGGCGACCCGCGCAGGCTCGCCCAGACCGAAGCCATTCGGTTGCCCGAGACGCTGCGCCGCGAGCAGCTGGATGCGGCCCTGGCCGGCATCATCGCGGGCCACGAAGTGCTGCGCACCCGGGTGGACCGTTCCGCCATGACCCTGGTCCCGGTGCCGGCCGCCGACATCGCGCTCAAAGAGGTTGCGGTGGTTGGCGATCTGGTCGCAGCGGTACCGGCCCACGTCGCGGAGGCCGTCGATCGCCTGGACCCCGAACTTGGAACGCTGCTGTCCGCGGTGTGGCTTCGGCCGCCGGCGGGCGAGAGCGTTCTGCTGCTGTCCGCGCACGTGGTCGCGCTGGATCCGGCGTCGTGGCGCGTGATCCTCGGTGAACTCGGTGCGGCCCTGACGGCCTCGGCCACCGGACACTCACCGGCACCCATCCGCGAGCACACCAGCTATCGGCGCTGGGCCGAGGTGCTCATCGCGCGGGCGCACCGGTTGGACACGGTGCAGTTCTGGGCGTCTCAGCTGGACGGTGACGATCCCGACCTCGGTGCCCGCCGGGTCGATCCGAGCCGTGACCGGGCGCGTGATCTGATCGTCCGCAACGCCGCCACCGACGCCGACGTCACCCGCCGGCTGCTGAATTCGGGCCTGCCGTTGCCCACCCTGCTGGTCGCCGCCACCGCCGCGACGATGACCCGCTGGCGGCAGCTGCGCGGTCAGGCCACACCACCCCCGCTGCTGGCACTCGAAACACACGGCCGCGCCGACGGTTTGGTGGACGGTCCGGGTGCACACACCATCGACACCGGCGACACGGTGGGATTGCTCAGCTCCATCTACCCGGTACGGCTGGACTCGATTGATCCGCACCAGGTGGGGGAGCGGCTGGCGGCGATCCCCGGCGACGGCCTCGACTACGGGTTGCTGCGCTACCTGGGGGACGATCCCGCCGAGCGGCTCGCCGGCCTCCGCTCCCCGCAGCTGCTGCTCAATTATCTCGGTGCCGCCCACACCGACGGCGGCACCGGGCTACGGCTCGAGCGCGAGCTACTCGCCCGGGTGTCGCCGGTCCCGGAGCCGGAGCTGGCGGTGCGCCACGAGCTCACCATCGCCGCGATGGTGCTCACTTATGGCGGGGAGAGGGTTCTCGCCGCGCAGTGGCGCGCCCTGCCCGACATTCTCGATGACGCGGATATCGCTGCGCTACAGGATCTTTGGATCGACTCACTGCGGGAGATGGTGAAATGA
- a CDS encoding non-ribosomal peptide synthetase — MTDTTGVSTHLDDERLELLRRKLAERGLARTTDAPPVVAGERPRMSVGQHRMWFVQSVDPDSALLNICVSYRLSGDVDTARLHRAVDAVAARQPVLHTTYDADDAGDPHPVIRAELRPDWAEHDLAGLTDQARRLRLDVLAQRDFRRPFDLSKDSPLRVTVTRMADDELMLLITAHHIAWDDGSWAPFFADLTRAYTGPDDFADGGVLADLSADSTAIRPADLDYWRPLMADLPEPLELPGANGSVVPTTWRAQRAVARLSADTVERAAALARETGATPYMVLMAAFGALVHRYTQSTDFLVAAPVLNRGVGTEDVIGYYGNTVVIRLRPQSHQTFRELLAQTRDGAVGAFAHARADLDWLVRESNPDRRHGADRMTRVSFGQREPDGAGFCPPGVRCERGELRGHFNQLPLSLMVELDRTPERAVGAVVEAEYLVEVLDQQLVEQLLRHYAALLDNVLTEPDAKLSSRALMSGEDAEWLRAVSTGEEFVTPASTLPELVGRRAASTPDAVAVVYEGRAYSYREIEEESNRLAHWLIEQGIGTEDRVAVLLDKSPELVITALGVLKAGGVYLPVDPTYPEDRLSFILEDADAKLVLREPVTDTASYPAAAPAELIRPLSPHNTAYLIYTSGSTGLPKGVPVPHAPIAEYFVWFGEEYRIDDTDRLLQVASPSFDVSMGEIFGTLIMGARLVIPRPDGLRDIGYLTDLLAREGITSMHFVPSLLGLFLSLPGVSQWRTLRRVPIGGEALPGEIADKFHATFDASLYNFYGPTETVVNCTSYPVEGAQGTRVVPIGRPKINTQVYLLDNSLQPVPVGVIGEIYIAGTHVAHGYHRRPQLTAERFVADPFTPGGRMYRSGDLARRNANGDIEFVGRADEQVKIRGFRIELGEIAAAISVDPSVGQAVVLAMDLPQLGKSLVGYVTPAQGSGTETVDVERIRARVAAALPDYMTPAAYVVVDEIPITAHQKIDRGALPQPQIAPATEYRDPTTPTEHRIAQLFSGLLGHERVGVDDSFFDLGGHSLVATKLVTAIRAECGVEIGIRDVFELATVGALAGRIDQLGAGELMQSRPRLIATAHDEPMPLSASQLRSWFAYRVDGPSRVNNIPFAAKLTGPWDIDALIAAVGDVVARHEILRTSYVELDGVPYQVVGPVGVEVPVRREEGPDDAWLQEQLDVERCHCFELDGELPIRVAVLRIENTAEHVLSLVVHHIASDHWSAGVLFSDVMTAYRARRGGEAPSWAPLRVQYADYAAWQRSFLGDASGQESAIAGEQREYWTRQLAGLPEDTGLRPDFPRQPVPSGEGESVDFQIDSAIRAKLGELCRELGITEFMLLQTAVAVVLHKAGGGTDIPLGTPVAGRTEPELDQLIGFFVNILVLRNDMDGNPTLRELFKRARETALEAYAHQDLPFDRVVDSVSPVRSLSRNPLFQVVVHVRDHLSATRVIETAAVGSGGQDTVCTSLDPIFDMAHADLSVNFFGTDGSGGIGYNCNVIYRTELYARTTIERLAGWLARALTEFADDIDQTLRDVQLIDASEQHRILQDWSRGERAPRDRPRTIPELLEPTRAWGTDRIAVRCTGENIDYPALHRRSDNLAALLVKNGVGPGSLVGLSTRRSIDLVVALVAIMKAGAGYFPIDPGYPAARKQFMLDDVRPPVVVATVEAVDTMPQVAGVELISLDDPEVRAVIDSDDVDPQSLQPPHPDDPMYLVFTSGSTGKPKGAVGTHRSMAARLDWQLRHYPPQTDDVRLAQASITFLEGGMEMLAGLAAGATMILADDAEHRDPEALGDLMNRHSVAQVTAVPSLVSALVDSRPEAVCSLARLVCGGEPVSASLLQRLVSVCTDEDGAGTELLNNIGSTETSGAVSRGRLGLPNPLVGKPVPGAAAYLLDDGLRPVPVGVVGELYYAGDQLARGYWKRPGLTATRFIANPYGVEPGSRLYRSGDLARWTEDGRLEFVGRSDHQVQVRGFRVELAEVEAALAAAAGVAAAAARTWEVHGGTSLAGYVVPQRPITDGAERAMFAGEVRAAIATTLPGYMLPSSLTVLDALPKTESGKLNRPGLPRPAVSTGGQTEPARTDTERALATVFAELLSTADVGRFDDFFALGGDSILSVQLASRARSAGLAVSPRMIFENPTVQQLAAALDALGDAGAGVEHDGQGTDTRFEPMSTSGLSSSDLAAVTQLWSASREGTT; from the coding sequence GTGACGGACACCACCGGCGTCAGCACCCATCTCGACGATGAGCGCCTGGAATTACTGCGCCGCAAGCTCGCTGAACGCGGCCTGGCCAGGACGACGGACGCGCCGCCCGTGGTGGCCGGCGAGCGGCCACGCATGTCGGTCGGGCAGCACCGGATGTGGTTCGTGCAGTCCGTCGATCCCGACAGCGCGTTGCTCAACATCTGTGTCTCCTACCGCCTCTCGGGCGACGTCGACACCGCGCGGTTGCACCGTGCGGTCGACGCCGTGGCCGCGCGGCAGCCGGTGCTGCACACGACGTATGACGCCGACGATGCGGGCGACCCGCATCCGGTGATCCGCGCGGAGCTGCGGCCCGACTGGGCCGAGCACGACCTGGCCGGGCTGACCGATCAGGCGCGCCGGCTTCGGCTGGATGTGCTGGCGCAGCGGGACTTTCGCCGGCCCTTCGACCTGAGCAAGGATTCACCGCTGCGCGTCACGGTGACGCGCATGGCCGACGACGAACTGATGCTGCTGATCACCGCCCACCACATCGCGTGGGACGACGGCTCGTGGGCACCGTTCTTCGCCGATCTCACGCGCGCCTACACCGGCCCGGACGACTTCGCTGACGGCGGGGTGCTGGCGGATCTGTCCGCGGATTCGACCGCCATCCGCCCGGCGGACCTGGACTACTGGCGGCCGCTGATGGCCGACCTCCCGGAACCCCTCGAGCTTCCCGGCGCCAACGGCTCGGTGGTGCCCACCACCTGGCGCGCCCAGCGCGCCGTCGCGCGGCTGTCGGCGGACACCGTCGAGCGGGCGGCCGCGCTCGCCCGCGAGACGGGCGCGACCCCGTACATGGTGCTGATGGCCGCGTTCGGCGCGCTCGTGCACCGGTACACCCAGTCGACCGACTTCCTGGTGGCGGCACCGGTGCTCAACCGCGGCGTGGGCACCGAGGATGTCATCGGCTATTACGGCAACACCGTGGTGATCCGGCTGCGGCCGCAGTCGCACCAGACGTTCCGCGAGCTGCTGGCCCAAACCCGTGACGGCGCGGTGGGCGCCTTCGCCCATGCGCGCGCCGACCTGGATTGGCTGGTGCGCGAGTCGAATCCCGATCGCCGGCACGGCGCCGACCGGATGACGCGGGTGAGCTTCGGGCAACGGGAGCCCGATGGCGCGGGCTTCTGCCCGCCGGGCGTGCGCTGCGAACGCGGCGAATTGCGCGGTCATTTCAACCAATTGCCGCTGAGTCTGATGGTCGAGCTCGATCGGACACCGGAGCGCGCTGTCGGTGCGGTGGTCGAGGCCGAATACCTGGTTGAGGTGCTGGATCAGCAGTTGGTCGAGCAATTGCTGCGCCACTACGCCGCCTTGCTGGACAACGTGTTGACCGAGCCCGACGCGAAGCTGTCGTCGCGCGCGCTGATGAGCGGCGAAGACGCCGAGTGGCTGCGCGCGGTGTCGACCGGCGAGGAATTCGTCACCCCGGCCAGCACGTTGCCCGAGCTGGTCGGCCGGAGGGCGGCGTCGACGCCCGACGCCGTCGCCGTCGTCTACGAAGGACGCGCCTACAGCTACCGGGAGATCGAGGAAGAGTCGAACCGGTTGGCGCACTGGCTCATCGAGCAAGGCATCGGCACAGAGGACCGCGTCGCGGTGCTGCTGGACAAGTCTCCTGAATTGGTCATCACCGCACTCGGGGTGCTCAAGGCGGGCGGGGTCTACCTGCCGGTGGATCCCACCTACCCGGAGGACCGGCTGAGCTTCATCCTCGAGGACGCGGACGCCAAACTGGTTCTGCGCGAACCGGTTACCGACACGGCGAGCTACCCGGCCGCCGCGCCCGCCGAGTTGATCCGGCCGCTGAGCCCGCACAACACCGCCTATCTGATTTACACCTCGGGTTCCACCGGGCTGCCCAAGGGTGTTCCGGTGCCCCACGCACCCATCGCCGAGTACTTCGTCTGGTTCGGCGAGGAATACCGCATCGACGACACCGATCGGCTGCTGCAGGTCGCCTCGCCCAGCTTCGACGTGTCGATGGGCGAGATCTTCGGCACCCTGATCATGGGTGCCCGCCTGGTGATTCCGCGGCCCGACGGGCTGCGCGACATCGGCTATCTCACCGATCTGCTGGCCCGCGAGGGCATTACGTCGATGCACTTCGTGCCGTCGCTGCTGGGGCTCTTCCTGTCATTACCCGGCGTCAGCCAGTGGCGGACCCTGCGGCGGGTGCCCATCGGTGGGGAGGCACTGCCCGGCGAGATCGCCGACAAGTTCCACGCCACCTTCGACGCGTCGCTGTACAACTTCTACGGACCGACCGAGACGGTGGTGAACTGCACCAGCTATCCGGTGGAAGGCGCCCAGGGCACCCGGGTGGTCCCGATCGGCCGGCCCAAGATCAACACGCAGGTGTATCTGCTCGACAACTCGCTGCAGCCGGTGCCCGTCGGCGTGATCGGTGAAATCTACATCGCCGGAACACATGTCGCGCACGGATACCACCGCCGGCCCCAGTTGACCGCCGAGCGCTTCGTCGCCGATCCGTTCACACCCGGCGGTCGGATGTACCGCTCCGGTGACCTGGCCCGACGCAACGCCAACGGTGACATCGAGTTCGTCGGCCGCGCCGACGAGCAGGTGAAGATCCGCGGTTTCCGCATCGAGCTGGGCGAGATCGCGGCTGCCATCTCGGTCGACCCCAGCGTCGGGCAGGCCGTCGTGCTGGCCATGGACCTGCCCCAGTTGGGCAAGAGCCTGGTGGGATACGTGACGCCGGCCCAGGGCTCCGGCACCGAAACGGTGGACGTAGAGCGCATCCGCGCCCGGGTGGCCGCCGCGCTGCCGGACTACATGACCCCGGCCGCCTACGTGGTGGTCGACGAGATCCCAATCACCGCGCACCAGAAGATCGACCGCGGGGCGCTGCCGCAACCACAGATCGCCCCGGCCACCGAATACCGTGACCCGACGACTCCCACGGAACACCGTATCGCGCAACTATTTTCCGGGCTGCTCGGCCACGAGCGGGTGGGCGTCGACGACTCGTTCTTCGATCTGGGTGGTCACTCGCTGGTCGCCACCAAACTGGTCACCGCGATCCGCGCGGAGTGCGGTGTGGAAATCGGCATCCGCGACGTGTTCGAACTCGCCACGGTCGGGGCGTTGGCGGGGCGGATCGACCAGCTGGGTGCGGGCGAACTCATGCAGTCGCGGCCCAGGCTGATCGCCACCGCACACGACGAGCCCATGCCGCTCTCGGCGTCGCAGCTGCGCAGCTGGTTCGCCTACCGGGTGGACGGGCCCAGCCGGGTCAACAACATTCCCTTTGCGGCGAAACTGACCGGGCCGTGGGACATCGACGCGCTGATCGCCGCCGTCGGTGATGTCGTCGCCCGGCACGAAATCCTGCGCACCAGCTATGTCGAGCTGGACGGCGTGCCCTATCAGGTGGTGGGCCCGGTCGGCGTCGAGGTTCCCGTGCGCCGCGAGGAGGGACCCGACGACGCCTGGCTGCAAGAGCAGCTTGACGTCGAACGGTGCCATTGCTTCGAGCTGGACGGAGAATTGCCGATCCGGGTCGCGGTGTTGCGCATCGAGAACACCGCGGAGCACGTGCTGTCACTGGTGGTGCACCACATCGCGTCCGACCATTGGTCGGCGGGTGTGCTGTTCTCCGATGTGATGACGGCCTACCGGGCCCGGCGCGGCGGAGAGGCGCCGTCCTGGGCCCCGCTGCGGGTGCAGTACGCCGACTACGCGGCGTGGCAGCGGTCGTTCCTGGGCGACGCGAGCGGGCAGGAATCCGCCATTGCGGGCGAGCAGCGGGAGTACTGGACGCGTCAGCTGGCCGGGTTGCCGGAGGATACCGGGCTGCGCCCGGACTTCCCGCGCCAGCCGGTGCCCAGCGGCGAGGGCGAATCCGTCGACTTCCAGATCGACTCGGCCATCCGCGCCAAGCTCGGCGAGCTGTGCCGCGAGCTGGGCATCACCGAATTCATGCTGCTGCAAACGGCCGTCGCAGTGGTCTTGCACAAAGCCGGTGGCGGAACCGACATTCCGCTGGGCACCCCGGTCGCCGGTCGCACCGAACCCGAGTTGGACCAGCTGATCGGATTTTTCGTCAATATCCTGGTGCTGCGCAACGACATGGACGGCAACCCGACGTTGCGCGAACTGTTCAAGCGGGCCCGAGAGACGGCGCTGGAGGCCTACGCTCACCAAGACCTGCCGTTCGACCGGGTGGTCGACAGCGTCAGCCCGGTGCGTTCGCTGTCACGCAATCCGCTGTTCCAGGTCGTCGTGCACGTCCGGGATCACCTGTCCGCCACCCGGGTCATCGAGACCGCGGCCGTGGGCAGCGGCGGGCAGGACACCGTGTGCACGTCGCTCGATCCCATCTTCGACATGGCGCACGCCGATCTGAGCGTCAACTTCTTCGGCACCGACGGCTCCGGCGGCATCGGCTACAACTGCAATGTCATCTACCGCACCGAGCTCTACGCCAGAACCACCATCGAGCGGTTGGCCGGATGGCTGGCCCGGGCACTCACCGAGTTCGCCGATGACATCGATCAGACTTTGCGGGACGTCCAGCTGATCGATGCCTCCGAACAGCACCGCATTCTGCAGGACTGGAGCCGCGGTGAGCGCGCACCACGGGACCGGCCGCGCACCATACCCGAATTGCTCGAACCCACCCGGGCGTGGGGAACCGACCGGATCGCGGTGCGCTGCACTGGCGAGAACATCGATTACCCCGCGCTGCACCGCCGTTCGGACAACCTGGCCGCGCTGCTGGTCAAGAACGGCGTCGGCCCGGGATCGTTGGTCGGGCTGTCAACCCGGCGGAGCATCGACCTGGTGGTGGCACTGGTGGCCATCATGAAGGCCGGCGCCGGTTACTTTCCGATCGATCCCGGATACCCCGCGGCGCGAAAGCAATTCATGCTCGATGATGTCCGGCCACCGGTCGTGGTCGCGACCGTCGAAGCGGTGGACACCATGCCGCAGGTGGCCGGCGTCGAGCTGATCTCGCTGGACGATCCTGAGGTACGCGCCGTTATCGACAGCGACGACGTGGATCCGCAGTCGCTGCAACCGCCGCACCCCGACGACCCGATGTACCTGGTGTTCACTTCCGGGTCGACCGGCAAGCCCAAAGGCGCGGTGGGAACGCATCGCTCGATGGCCGCGCGGCTCGACTGGCAACTGCGGCACTACCCGCCGCAAACCGACGACGTTCGACTGGCGCAGGCCTCGATCACCTTCCTCGAAGGCGGCATGGAGATGCTGGCCGGCCTGGCGGCCGGCGCGACCATGATCCTGGCCGACGATGCCGAGCACCGTGACCCGGAGGCCCTCGGCGACCTGATGAACCGGCATTCGGTGGCCCAGGTGACCGCGGTACCGAGCCTGGTCTCGGCGTTGGTGGATAGCAGGCCCGAGGCCGTGTGTTCGCTGGCACGGTTGGTGTGCGGTGGCGAACCGGTGAGCGCGTCGTTGCTGCAGCGGCTGGTGTCGGTGTGCACCGACGAGGACGGCGCCGGCACCGAACTGTTGAACAACATCGGTTCCACCGAGACCTCCGGCGCGGTATCCCGCGGGCGGTTGGGTCTGCCGAATCCGCTTGTCGGAAAGCCGGTTCCGGGTGCGGCGGCCTACCTGCTCGACGACGGGCTGCGTCCGGTACCAGTCGGTGTGGTGGGGGAGCTGTACTACGCCGGTGACCAGCTGGCGCGAGGGTATTGGAAACGCCCGGGCCTGACGGCGACGCGGTTTATCGCCAATCCCTATGGTGTCGAGCCGGGTTCGCGGCTGTACCGCAGCGGTGACCTGGCCCGGTGGACCGAGGACGGCCGACTGGAATTCGTCGGGCGTTCCGACCACCAGGTCCAGGTCCGTGGTTTCCGCGTCGAGCTGGCCGAGGTCGAGGCGGCCCTGGCGGCCGCCGCCGGCGTCGCCGCCGCGGCGGCGCGCACCTGGGAGGTGCACGGCGGCACGTCGCTGGCCGGATACGTTGTGCCGCAACGGCCGATCACCGATGGCGCCGAGAGGGCGATGTTTGCCGGCGAGGTGCGCGCCGCGATCGCGACGACCCTGCCGGGCTACATGCTGCCGTCGTCGCTGACCGTGCTCGATGCCCTTCCGAAAACCGAATCGGGCAAGCTGAACCGGCCCGGCCTGCCGCGGCCTGCGGTCAGCACCGGCGGGCAGACCGAACCCGCGCGCACGGACACCGAACGGGCGCTTGCCACGGTATTCGCCGAGCTCCTGTCGACCGCCGACGTCGGGCGCTTCGACGACTTCTTCGCGCTCGGCGGCGACAGCATCCTGTCGGTGCAGCTCGCCTCGCGGGCCAGGTCGGCCGGTCTGGCCGTGAGCCCGCGGATGATCTTCGAGAATCCGACGGTGCAGCAGTTGGCGGCCGCGCTGGATGCCCTCGGCGACGCGGGAGCCGGCGTCGAGCACGACGGGCAGGGGACCGACACCCGTTTCGAGCCGATGAGTACCTCGGGGCTGTCGTCCTCGGATCTGGCCGCCGTGACGCAACTTTGGTCGGCGTCACGCGAGGGCACCACATGA